The following coding sequences lie in one Cyanobacterium sp. Dongsha4 genomic window:
- a CDS encoding iron-sulfur cluster assembly accessory protein — MTQAVTGSEKGIQISEKALKHLLTLKEQQGNQDLCLRVGVRQGGCSGMSYMMDFENINNVTEHDDIFDYDGFKIICDRKSLLYLYGLMLDYSDAMIGGGFQFTNPNATQTCGCGKSFAA, encoded by the coding sequence ATGACACAAGCAGTTACTGGTTCAGAAAAAGGCATTCAAATTTCCGAAAAAGCCCTCAAACATCTGTTAACCTTAAAAGAGCAACAAGGAAATCAAGACCTTTGTTTACGAGTGGGTGTTAGGCAGGGGGGTTGCTCAGGGATGTCTTATATGATGGATTTTGAGAACATTAATAATGTTACTGAACATGATGATATTTTTGATTACGATGGTTTTAAAATAATTTGCGATCGCAAAAGTTTATTATATTTGTATGGTTTAATGTTGGACTATAGTGATGCCATGATAGGTGGAGGTTTCCAATTCACAAATCCCAATGCAACTCAAACCTGTGGTTGTGGAAAATCTTTTGCCGCTTAA
- a CDS encoding ATP-binding protein, which yields MLDSEDKGLVSNNKKDWYVLYIGDYSQIFLQIKDYCDNITFQEKNCYLLNYNDDISTQHHIPLVFVVINENDKNDKISKVFLHKIRKKINSLFVKFIILFDGEISENFRQKLLNNETIFDYIDLKKINFQILENKIISALKSYCEHYQYLSSQNLSINGDFWGHENQLTQITSLIPGMVFQLTYNSQDKYFFTFVSQAVEDIFEFSVEDVLNNAKKIFSLVDPREINELNQVITLSRKYYTSFNFDCQIITPSGKHKYIRINSSPQKLGNQGIIWNGIVIDVTIEKQREIALRENALLQRAVNSIMRKMRESIDFQVICDTTTAEVRNLLNCDHVAVYQFNEDWGGEFVSESANNNNISLIASNKRYWNDTYIQDNQGGRYRYGEIFTINDIDQENLSLCHREIYQYFKIKSLCVVPIFCGDKLWGLLGSYFHHSFSWQSRQIYLLKQIVSQLGIAIEQAKLFGEVKRQSQELAMAKETAEMANLAKSEFLANMSHEIRTPMNAILGFSDLLQELVLDSTGKSYLNSIITSGQTLLSLINDILDLSKIEAGKMTLEYEPVHLKLLLEDIVNIFTLKAEEKKLNLQLLISENCPDIVVFDEVRLRQILFNLVGNAIKFTDRGFVKIFADQNLGINDNSFRNCGFRLEIKDTGIGIDKTQCDRIFESFTQQDGQSTRKYGGTGLGLTITKKLVNMLNGTITVESEPNVGSKFIVDFPVVACTTVAPNDDFLMVDNNLDQFHPSRILVVDDIDSNLNLIKAYFEGTSHQILTAKNGKDAIALAIKYDLDLILLDIKMPKMDGEEVIKIIRENKKIKNIPIVVITASINYQETLNLSQFVQGFLLKPIQRQELVKELKKVLLYDDNLSPSKINKFWTKKTEKIEDIQEAIDKLIQKLQSEYIKEWETIQQTKITSHIRKFAQNLEKEAIKYNYPILLNYAQTLIDNIINMELDLLDEKLIDFPNVVKEISAQKTNDE from the coding sequence ATGTTAGATTCAGAAGATAAAGGACTTGTAAGTAATAATAAAAAAGATTGGTATGTATTATATATAGGGGATTATAGTCAAATATTTTTACAAATAAAAGATTACTGTGACAATATAACTTTTCAGGAAAAAAATTGTTATTTATTAAACTATAATGATGACATATCTACTCAACATCATATTCCATTAGTTTTTGTTGTAATCAATGAAAATGATAAGAATGACAAAATATCTAAGGTATTTTTGCACAAAATTAGAAAAAAAATAAATAGTCTTTTTGTAAAGTTTATAATTTTATTTGACGGAGAAATAAGCGAAAATTTTAGACAAAAATTATTAAATAACGAAACTATTTTTGATTATATAGATTTAAAAAAAATTAACTTTCAAATCCTAGAAAATAAGATTATAAGTGCTTTAAAATCCTATTGTGAACATTATCAATATCTTAGCTCTCAAAACTTAAGTATTAATGGAGATTTTTGGGGTCATGAAAATCAGTTAACTCAAATCACCAGTTTAATTCCGGGGATGGTATTTCAATTAACTTATAATTCCCAAGATAAATATTTTTTCACTTTTGTTAGTCAGGCAGTGGAAGATATTTTTGAGTTTAGCGTGGAAGATGTTTTAAATAATGCAAAAAAAATTTTTTCTTTAGTTGATCCTAGAGAAATTAATGAATTAAATCAAGTTATTACCCTATCCCGTAAATATTACACTTCTTTTAATTTTGATTGTCAAATAATTACTCCTAGTGGAAAACATAAGTATATTCGCATTAATTCTTCTCCCCAAAAATTAGGCAATCAAGGAATTATTTGGAATGGCATTGTTATTGATGTAACTATAGAAAAACAAAGAGAAATTGCCCTAAGAGAAAACGCATTATTACAAAGGGCAGTTAATTCAATTATGCGAAAAATGAGGGAAAGTATTGATTTTCAGGTAATTTGCGATACAACCACTGCGGAAGTAAGAAATTTATTAAATTGTGATCATGTTGCTGTTTATCAATTTAATGAAGATTGGGGGGGGGAATTTGTTTCTGAAAGTGCAAATAATAATAATATTTCTTTGATTGCAAGTAATAAAAGATATTGGAATGATACTTATATTCAAGATAATCAGGGGGGAAGATACCGTTATGGGGAAATTTTCACCATTAATGATATTGACCAAGAAAATTTATCTCTCTGTCATCGAGAAATTTATCAATATTTTAAAATAAAATCTTTATGTGTTGTACCTATTTTTTGCGGTGATAAATTATGGGGTTTATTAGGTAGTTATTTTCATCATTCTTTTTCGTGGCAGTCTCGGCAAATTTATTTATTAAAACAGATAGTTAGTCAATTGGGTATAGCGATTGAACAAGCAAAACTTTTTGGAGAGGTGAAAAGACAATCTCAAGAGTTAGCAATGGCAAAGGAAACGGCAGAAATGGCAAATTTAGCTAAAAGTGAGTTTCTGGCAAATATGAGTCATGAGATTCGCACCCCCATGAATGCAATTCTAGGTTTTTCTGACTTGTTGCAGGAGTTAGTATTAGATTCGACGGGGAAAAGTTATCTTAATTCCATCATTACCAGTGGCCAAACATTGCTATCTTTAATCAATGATATTTTAGATTTATCTAAGATTGAAGCGGGAAAAATGACTTTAGAATATGAGCCAGTTCATTTAAAATTATTATTAGAAGATATTGTTAATATTTTTACCTTAAAAGCAGAGGAAAAAAAGTTAAATTTACAGTTATTAATTAGTGAAAATTGTCCTGATATTGTTGTTTTTGATGAAGTCAGATTAAGACAAATTTTGTTTAATTTAGTGGGTAATGCTATTAAGTTTACAGATAGGGGTTTTGTGAAAATTTTTGCTGACCAAAACCTTGGTATTAATGATAATTCTTTTCGTAATTGTGGTTTTCGTTTAGAAATAAAAGATACGGGAATAGGTATAGATAAAACACAGTGCGATCGCATTTTTGAATCTTTTACTCAACAGGATGGACAAAGCACCCGTAAATACGGTGGTACAGGACTAGGTTTGACTATCACGAAAAAATTAGTCAATATGCTTAATGGTACGATAACAGTAGAAAGTGAACCGAATGTTGGCAGTAAATTTATTGTTGATTTTCCCGTTGTTGCTTGTACAACTGTCGCTCCCAATGACGATTTTTTAATGGTAGATAATAATTTAGATCAATTTCATCCTAGCAGAATTTTAGTAGTGGACGATATTGACTCTAATCTTAATTTAATTAAGGCTTATTTTGAAGGAACTTCTCACCAAATTTTAACGGCTAAAAATGGTAAAGATGCGATCGCACTGGCAATTAAATATGATTTAGATTTAATTTTATTAGACATAAAAATGCCAAAAATGGATGGAGAAGAAGTAATCAAAATAATTAGAGAAAATAAAAAAATAAAAAATATTCCAATTGTAGTAATTACCGCTTCCATAAATTATCAAGAAACACTTAATTTATCACAATTTGTCCAAGGATTTTTATTGAAACCAATTCAAAGACAAGAATTAGTAAAAGAACTCAAAAAAGTATTATTATACGATGATAATTTATCTCCTTCAAAAATTAATAAATTTTGGACTAAAAAAACAGAAAAAATAGAAGATATACAAGAAGCAATCGATAAACTAATCCAAAAATTACAATCTGAATATATAAAGGAATGGGAAACAATACAACAAACAAAAATAACATCTCACATTCGTAAATTTGCTCAAAATTTAGAAAAGGAAGCCATAAAATATAATTATCCAATCTTATTAAACTATGCTCAAACTTTAATTGATAATATTATCAACATGGAACTAGATTTGCTTGATGAAAAATTAATAGATTTTCCTAATGTAGTCAAAGAAATTTCAGCACAAAAAACTAATGATGAATAA
- a CDS encoding (2Fe-2S) ferredoxin domain-containing protein, with protein MMNKKNRLIVICNGKSCRRDGANHLIKYIKENANNTVEFTTKYCFGRCGNGPVTLILPEEKLIENCTLAIIQKFIKKY; from the coding sequence ATGATGAATAAGAAAAATAGACTTATAGTTATTTGTAACGGGAAGTCTTGTCGTCGAGATGGAGCAAATCATTTAATCAAATATATCAAGGAAAATGCTAACAATACGGTGGAATTTACCACTAAATATTGTTTTGGAAGGTGTGGGAATGGTCCAGTTACCCTTATATTACCAGAAGAAAAGCTGATAGAAAATTGCACATTGGCAATCATACAAAAATTTATCAAAAAATATTAG
- a CDS encoding DUF1350 family protein: MEWQEFSGSWVLTPPHPLGIIHFLGGAFVATAPHITYRWLLEKLARQGYIIIATSFLNTLDHKAIAVNVQNRLENILYRLEYKQGIDINYLPIYGLGHSMGCKLHLLIGSLLKVERAGNILISFNNYPFKKAIPFAENIIPYLQDNIKNYLQLEANLDIDFTPTPIETNTIIQENYHIRRNLLIKFSDDTIDQTLELHPILKQLHPNMITALQLSGNHLTPLGQDIDWEMGGQLFSPIAGISQWFQDNFSRDLYNLHQQISRWLNPCLDVGF; encoded by the coding sequence ATGGAGTGGCAAGAATTTTCAGGTAGTTGGGTTTTAACACCTCCTCATCCTTTAGGCATCATTCACTTTTTAGGAGGAGCATTTGTCGCAACTGCACCCCATATTACCTATAGATGGTTACTGGAAAAATTAGCTCGTCAGGGATATATTATTATTGCAACCTCTTTTCTTAATACTCTTGATCATAAAGCGATCGCAGTTAATGTTCAAAATCGCCTAGAAAATATTTTATATCGTTTGGAATACAAACAAGGTATTGATATAAACTACTTACCCATTTATGGTTTAGGTCATAGCATGGGGTGTAAATTACATCTTCTAATCGGTAGCTTATTAAAAGTAGAAAGAGCAGGAAATATACTTATTTCTTTTAATAACTATCCCTTTAAAAAAGCCATTCCTTTTGCAGAAAATATAATTCCTTATTTACAAGATAATATAAAAAACTATTTACAGTTAGAAGCAAATTTAGACATAGACTTTACCCCTACTCCCATAGAAACAAATACAATTATCCAAGAAAACTATCACATTAGACGTAATTTATTAATTAAATTTAGTGATGATACCATTGATCAAACTCTCGAACTTCATCCTATTTTAAAACAACTACATCCTAATATGATTACAGCTTTGCAACTGTCAGGAAATCACCTCACCCCTTTAGGGCAAGATATTGATTGGGAAATGGGCGGACAATTATTCTCTCCTATCGCAGGAATTTCACAGTGGTTTCAAGACAATTTTTCCAGAGATTTATATAACCTCCATCAACAAATTTCCCGTTGGTTAAATCCTTGTCTGGATGTTGGTTTCTAA